GCGTGGCGGAAGCCGAGGCAAAAGTCCACAACACAGCACTGCATGAAGTCCACTTTCATGAAGTCGGTGCAATCGATTCGATCGTGGATATCGTGGGCGCAGCCATCTGCTTTCATGCCCTCGCACTCGACGCGGTCTGGTGTTCTCCCGTAGAAATGGGCGGGGGTTTCGTCACATGCGCCCATGGGACACTCCCTGTACCGGCACCGGCAACCGTGGAAATTCTCAAGGGCTGTCCGACCACTCGTGGAGCCGTTAAAAAGGAAACAACCACCCCGACTGGTGCGGCCATACTTGCCACACTGGTCGATCACTTCACGGACACCCCGACCATGACCGTGAACAAAACCGGCTACGGCATTGGCCACCGAGACACTGACATTCCCAACGTCCTGCGCGTCCACCTGGCATCTATAAATAAACCCTCAGCCAACCAGAAAATCATCCCCGCACGACTGCTGCAATGCAACATCGACGACATGACCGGCGAAATGCTTGGATCGGCACTCGATCTCCTCTTGGAAGCCGGGGCCATGGATGTGCACTTCACGCCCATCATCATGAAAAAAAGCCGTCCGGGTACAACCGTTTCACTGCTCTGTGGAGCTGAACACGAAGAAAAATTCAAAAGTCTTCTTTTCAGACAAACCACGACACTGGGCATCAAGTCCATACCGCTTGAAAAAACCGAGTTAGACATTTCCTTTGAGAAGCTGGAAACGCCGCTTGGCACCGTTACAATGAAAAACGCGATTCTTGACGGGAAGATAATCAAAACCAAACCGGAATTTGAAGACTGCCGAAATTTGGCACACAAACACGGCATTTCCCTCAGCGAAGTGTCTGTTCTAATTGGCAAGGAGCGTAAAGCATGATCAATGGAGCCAAGAAGCGATACGACTCATTATTAAACCTACTGAGCGAGACTGGCGGCGCACTTGTGACATACTCCGGCGGAGTGGACAGCACCCTGCTTCTTCATGCAGCCAAAGAGGTTCTTGGAGATATGCTTCTGGCAACCACGGTTGTCACTCCTTACATACCGAAGTGGGAAGTTGCAGAAGCGCGGCAATTGGCCGCGACAATGAAAGTGAAGCACATGGTTCTCTCGTTGCCCTTCCCCAACGCCCTTCGAATGAACCCTCCAGACCACTGTTATACATGCAAAAAAACATTATTCGGCACACTCAAAGAGGCGGCAACCGACCATGGTCTGCCCTGTGTTCTTGATGGCACAAATGCCGATGATATCCTCAACTTTCGTCCCGGCCTGAAAGCTTTACGCGAACTGGGCATCACCAGTCCGCTCATGGAGGCGGGCTTGACCAAACAAAACATACGAGACTTATCCCAGCACATTGGTCTGCCTACATGGAACAAGCCATCATTTGCCTGCCTGCTTTCACGTATGCCGGTAAACGAACGAGTGCATGAAGAGGATTTGAACAGGGTGGAACAAGCAGAAGTCTTTCTCATGAACCGAGGATTTCCGGCAGTTCGGGTGCGTCACCACGGGGACATCGCCCGTATTGAGGTCCCTCGTGACCGTGTTGGCGACCTTGCCACATCTGATATCAAACACATAGACGCAAAATTCAAACGATTAGGCTACCGCCACGTGACCGTGGATCTGGCGGGATATACCATGGGAAGCCAAAACCGCCCTGCAGAATAATGGATACACGACCATGAACGACAGTATACTCAAGAAAATTTTGCAAAACGTGCAAGACGGCACACTGCCCATAGATCAGGGGTTGGAAAAACTCCGCGACCTCCCGTTTCTGGATATCGGTCACACCAAAATCGATCTGCACCGCTCTCTGCGCAACGGCTTTCCCGAGGTCATTTACGGCTCCGGCAAAACCCCCGAGCAGGTGGCTGATATTTTCGCTCACATGCAGGCACACGGTAATGTCTTGGCGACCCGTGTCTCTGACAAAACAGCTGCACACGTCCGGTCCATCTTCCCTGAGGTAGAATACAACCCAACTGCCCGCACCCTCACATGGGTCAAAAAGGCAATCAGCTACGGCGCAGGTGAAATTGCCATCATCACAGCTGGAACTTCCGATCTTCCCGTTGCAGAAGAGGCCAAAGTCACCTGCGAAATGCTTGGCAGTCGTGCGACCATCACGTCCGATGTAGGCGTAGCCGGGATCCATCGTCTGTTTGATCGCATGGAAGACATCCGCAAGGCATCCGTCCTCATCGTCATCGCGGGTATGGAAGGTGCACTCGCCAGCGTCATCGGCGGTCTGGTGGAACAACCGATCATAGCGGTCCCGACCTCGGTCGGTTACGGAGCCAATTTCTCAGGTCTGTCCGCCCTGCTCGGTATGCTCACATCCTGTGCCAGCGGCGTTACCGTGGTTAACATCGATAACGGTTTCGGCGCAGCCTGCGCGGCCTGCAAGATAGCCCGGCTCATCAGGGAGTAGCAGGAATCGCCATCAACGCAGTCGTCGAATGATTTCGTCGCCGTCAGCCAAAGGGTGCTGTCGCCTAAGGCAAATCATTTACTCAATAGAAAACAACACCACAAACGACAGCCTTCGAAAAGCGACGCAAAAAGTATAGAGAAAGAAAAGGACAGGAGTCCGGGAGAGGCAAACGCTACCCGATCTTGCGAACCGACCGACGTTTCACCAATGTCGGCTCGATCTTGATAACCTTGCCTTTGGTACGCTTGCTGTCCAGCCGGTCGATGAGCGTATCCACAGCCATTGCCGCGATTTCACCCTTGGGCTGATGGATGGTGGTCAGAGGCGGAGCCGCATGGCGAGCGATGTAGATATCATCGTATCCGACCAGAGAAAGATCGTCAGGAACACTGATTCCCAGACGGGATGCTTCGCTGATGATGCCAATGGCCATCATGTCGTTGCATACGAACAGTGCTGTGGGCCGTTCTGCAAGATCGTTCAGACGCTGCATGGCTCGAACACCGCCTTCGCATTCATAATCGCCTTCCATGATCCATTCATTATGCACGTGAAGCCCAGCATCATCCATGGATGCTCGGAAACCCTCCACTCGCTCTTCGGCGGAACGTCTGCCCTTTGGACCCGTCACGCAGCCGATGGCTGTATGTCCCATGGCGATAAGATGTTCGGTTGCCAACCGGGCACCGTACGGGGAGTTGTCGTAAATACGATCCACATTGTCGGATTCCGGACCCCAATCAAAGACCACGATAGGCACACTGCGCTCGGCTTCGAGTAATTTGATAACATCATCGTTGACTTCACTGCACAGCAAAAGCAGACCATCCACGCGCTTTTCTTCCAATGCATCAAGATTGGCTTCCATACGGTGAATGTCACCTTCCGTATTGCACAGAAACAGCGTGTATCCACGTTCGTAACACCGCCGCTCAACTTCGTGCACCACCTCGGCAAAAAAAGGGTTGCGACTTGTGGTCACAAGCATGCCAAGCGTCCGGGTCTTCTGCCCCTTGAGACTGCGCGCGATGGAAGACGGACGATAGTTCAACTCGCGCACGGCCTGCTTCACACGTTCGCAGGTATCTTCCCTGACAAAACGTGTTTTATTCAACACATGCGACACGGTTGATGTCGACACCCCAGCGAGTTTTGCTACGTCTTTGATCGTCGCCATAATACGTTATGCGTTCGCTTTCATGAACGCGTGAACCTCTTGAATTGTCGGTATGGATGTCTGCGCGCCCAGTCGCGTCACGGACAGGGCCGCTGCTGCATGAGCAAACCCGATTGCCGAATGTATATCCTGTCCATCCTGCAGGGCCGCGACCAATGCACCGTTGAAAGTATCCCCTGCCGCCGTGGTATCCACAGGATCAACCCGGTAGCCGGGAATCAACCCGGAAGCGTCTGAGGAACTCAGGTAAGCCCCTTGACTTCCGAGCGTAATTAAGACGTTTTCAACACCTTTGTCATGTAATATTTCTGCGGCTCTACGTGCCCCCTCTTCGGACTCGACCGGGATACCTGTCAGGACTTCGGCTTCGGTCTCGTTGGGGGTAATCATGGCAAGATCCGCAAGCAGGGAATCCGGTAGTGATCGAGCCGGAGCCGGATTCAAGATCACACGCGCTCCCGCCGCACAGGCTTCCCTCGCCGCCAGGACAACGCTTTCAAGCGGGCTTTCCAACTGCATGAGCACGGTATCCGCCGACCGCAAAAGCGGCAAATACGGTTCGAGCCGTTCAGGAGTCAGGGAGGCGTTTGCTTCAGGCGATATGGAAATGGAGTTCTCGCCACTAGCCGCGACCTGTATAAGAGCGACGCCGGTGGGGAGACCATCCACAACCATGACGCCGGAGGTGTCCATGCCGTCGTCCCGAAACCTCTCGATCATACGATGACCGAAATCATCGTCACCGACACAGGCGATAAAACCGATATCCGCACCGAGACGGGCGGCGGCGACCGCCTGATTGGCACCCTTGCCGCCGGGAAGCACCTGATACCCATGCCCCGTGACGGTTTCGCCGGGACGGGGAAAATCATCCACTTGCAGGACATGGTCGGCATTGACACTGCCGAGTACGATCAATTTCGGTGAAGCCATGAAGACGCTCTCTTACTGGGGAAAAAGAAAAAAAGGCGCACCGAGGCTGCCCGGTGCGCCTGACAAATCAAGTTATTGGACAACCATCAGCGGGACAGGGATATTGGCTTCGACCGTCTGGCCCTTGAGTACCTTGTCGGCAGTCTCAACGCCGAGGGAACCGATCAGCGCAGGCTGCTGGGCGATAGTACCGGCCATGTCGCCACGCTTGACGGCTGCAACACCATCATCAGTGCCATCGAAACCAACGATGACGACAGTCTTGCCAGCGGCCTGAAGAGCACGCATGGCACCAAGAGCCATTTCATCATTCTGAGCGAACACACCCTGCACGTCACCATAGTTAGCGAGCAGGTTCTCCATGACGTTCAAGCCTTTGGTGCGGTCAAAGTCGGCGGGCTGAGAAGCCAGCACCTTAAACTCGTTAGCCTTGACGGCCTGTGCGAAGCCTTCACCACGATCACGGGCTGCGGACGTGCCGGGCAACCCTTCAAGCTGGATAACCATGGCACCCTTGCCAAGTTTTTCAGCCATGAAGTCACCGGCCATCTTGCCGCCTGCGACGTTGTCGGAAGCAATGTGGGAAGCCACCTTACCGTGAGCAGCACCGCGGTCAAGGGTCAGCACCGGAATACCGGCGGTATTGATCAGACGAATAGCGTTGGAAACGGCATCGGAATCAGTGGGATTAATCAGGATGGCCTTGACACCGCGAACGGTCAGGTCTTCCACGTTGGCAAGTTCCTTGGCAGGATCATTCTGGGAATCGAGTACGATTAATTCGTAGCCCATTTCACCGGCTTTTTTCACGGCACCGTCTTTCAGTGTCACGAAAAACGGGTTGTTCAGGGTGGATACCACCAGGGCGATGGTGTCCTTTGCCTGAGCAGAGACGCCAAGTGCCATGGTCAGCACCAGGGCCAGAGCGAAGGTCAAAAGTTTTTTCATCATACACTCCTTATGTTGTTTACTCTTTACTCTTCGTATCAACCAGGACCGCTAACAAGATGACAAGCGCTTTGGCTATCATCTGATAATAGGAAGATACATCAAGCAAATTCAATGCGTTATTGAGAAATCCAATAATCAGGGCACCAAGCAGGGTCCCCGTGATGGTTCCCTTGCCGCCCATGAGGCTGGTACCGCCAAGCACTACCGCCGCAATAGCATCGAGTTCATACCCATATCCGGCAGTTGGCTGAGCGGACGAAAGACGCGAGGTTACGATCAGACCTGATAATGCGGAAAGAAAACCGGCAATGGCATAGACCGTGATCTTGA
The genomic region above belongs to uncultured Pseudodesulfovibrio sp. and contains:
- the larC gene encoding nickel pincer cofactor biosynthesis protein LarC; the encoded protein is MNILFYDCFSGISGDMNLAAMIALGVDPGDLTNEISKLDLDDEFSFEVTTDSRKGIHGTRVNVVPIGQHNAHRNLEDIESIITASSLSTPVKETSLAMFRRVAEAEAKVHNTALHEVHFHEVGAIDSIVDIVGAAICFHALALDAVWCSPVEMGGGFVTCAHGTLPVPAPATVEILKGCPTTRGAVKKETTTPTGAAILATLVDHFTDTPTMTVNKTGYGIGHRDTDIPNVLRVHLASINKPSANQKIIPARLLQCNIDDMTGEMLGSALDLLLEAGAMDVHFTPIIMKKSRPGTTVSLLCGAEHEEKFKSLLFRQTTTLGIKSIPLEKTELDISFEKLETPLGTVTMKNAILDGKIIKTKPEFEDCRNLAHKHGISLSEVSVLIGKERKA
- the larE gene encoding ATP-dependent sacrificial sulfur transferase LarE; protein product: MINGAKKRYDSLLNLLSETGGALVTYSGGVDSTLLLHAAKEVLGDMLLATTVVTPYIPKWEVAEARQLAATMKVKHMVLSLPFPNALRMNPPDHCYTCKKTLFGTLKEAATDHGLPCVLDGTNADDILNFRPGLKALRELGITSPLMEAGLTKQNIRDLSQHIGLPTWNKPSFACLLSRMPVNERVHEEDLNRVEQAEVFLMNRGFPAVRVRHHGDIARIEVPRDRVGDLATSDIKHIDAKFKRLGYRHVTVDLAGYTMGSQNRPAE
- the larB gene encoding nickel pincer cofactor biosynthesis protein LarB: MNDSILKKILQNVQDGTLPIDQGLEKLRDLPFLDIGHTKIDLHRSLRNGFPEVIYGSGKTPEQVADIFAHMQAHGNVLATRVSDKTAAHVRSIFPEVEYNPTARTLTWVKKAISYGAGEIAIITAGTSDLPVAEEAKVTCEMLGSRATITSDVGVAGIHRLFDRMEDIRKASVLIVIAGMEGALASVIGGLVEQPIIAVPTSVGYGANFSGLSALLGMLTSCASGVTVVNIDNGFGAACAACKIARLIRE
- a CDS encoding substrate-binding domain-containing protein codes for the protein MATIKDVAKLAGVSTSTVSHVLNKTRFVREDTCERVKQAVRELNYRPSSIARSLKGQKTRTLGMLVTTSRNPFFAEVVHEVERRCYERGYTLFLCNTEGDIHRMEANLDALEEKRVDGLLLLCSEVNDDVIKLLEAERSVPIVVFDWGPESDNVDRIYDNSPYGARLATEHLIAMGHTAIGCVTGPKGRRSAEERVEGFRASMDDAGLHVHNEWIMEGDYECEGGVRAMQRLNDLAERPTALFVCNDMMAIGIISEASRLGISVPDDLSLVGYDDIYIARHAAPPLTTIHQPKGEIAAMAVDTLIDRLDSKRTKGKVIKIEPTLVKRRSVRKIG
- the rbsK gene encoding ribokinase — its product is MASPKLIVLGSVNADHVLQVDDFPRPGETVTGHGYQVLPGGKGANQAVAAARLGADIGFIACVGDDDFGHRMIERFRDDGMDTSGVMVVDGLPTGVALIQVAASGENSISISPEANASLTPERLEPYLPLLRSADTVLMQLESPLESVVLAAREACAAGARVILNPAPARSLPDSLLADLAMITPNETEAEVLTGIPVESEEGARRAAEILHDKGVENVLITLGSQGAYLSSSDASGLIPGYRVDPVDTTAAGDTFNGALVAALQDGQDIHSAIGFAHAAAALSVTRLGAQTSIPTIQEVHAFMKANA
- the rbsB gene encoding ribose ABC transporter substrate-binding protein RbsB: MMKKLLTFALALVLTMALGVSAQAKDTIALVVSTLNNPFFVTLKDGAVKKAGEMGYELIVLDSQNDPAKELANVEDLTVRGVKAILINPTDSDAVSNAIRLINTAGIPVLTLDRGAAHGKVASHIASDNVAGGKMAGDFMAEKLGKGAMVIQLEGLPGTSAARDRGEGFAQAVKANEFKVLASQPADFDRTKGLNVMENLLANYGDVQGVFAQNDEMALGAMRALQAAGKTVVIVGFDGTDDGVAAVKRGDMAGTIAQQPALIGSLGVETADKVLKGQTVEANIPVPLMVVQ